A window from Mya arenaria isolate MELC-2E11 chromosome 9, ASM2691426v1 encodes these proteins:
- the LOC128203053 gene encoding cytoglobin-1-like has protein sequence MSLFKRIKRSLTGSIQTDDYESRVISRNNNKTRSTFDPQILPPEISEREVEILKDCWNTVQQDVAKVGIITFVGLFETHPDVHDAFMSFRAVNTSDLEYNAILRAHALRVMGTVNKCIYRLDNRDKLQELMTEMGIRHKNYSVKIEFIDLMGPQFISSIKASLETVWTDEHEKAWDNLFKVMCYHMRKGMCSI, from the exons atgtcGTTATTTAAACGCATTAAAAGGTCTTTGACCGGATCAATACAAACGGATGATTACGAATCCCGCGTGATAAGtagaaataataacaaaactCGTTCAACTTTTGATCCTCAAATTCTACCGCCTGAAATTAGTGAGCGTGAAGTTGAGATTCTTAAAGACTGCTGGAACACAGTTCAACAGGATGTTGCAAAAGTTGGAATTATTACCTTTGTAGG TCTGTTCGAAACCCATCCAGATGTGCACGATGCGTTCATGTCATTCCGGGCAGTTAACACATCCGACCTAGAATATAACGCAATACTTCGTGCGCATGCGCTACGAGTAATGGGAACAGTGAACAAGTGTATTTATAGACTCGACAACAGGGACAAGTTACAAGAGCTTATGACAGAAATGGGCATTCGGCACAAGAACTATTCTGTCAAAATTGAATTCATTGAT TTGATGGGTCCCCAGTTCATCAGCTCAATTAAGGCCAGTTTGGAAACAGTGTGGACAGACGAACATGAAAAGGCCTGGGATAATTTATTTAAGGTCATGTGTTATCACATGAGGAAAGGAATGTGTAGTATATAA